In Zalophus californianus isolate mZalCal1 chromosome 4, mZalCal1.pri.v2, whole genome shotgun sequence, the following proteins share a genomic window:
- the THEM5 gene encoding acyl-coenzyme A thioesterase THEM5 isoform X2: MIRRCFQVAVRLGRHRVLPGVPQVLPRLNPTSAFGSSTDALVSRFCLKKTDLKDYALPNASWCPDMLTLYQEFLEKTKTDGWIKLPSFKSNRDHIQGLTLPFGLAVASDISDWRIFTRCIQVEGQGYEYVIFFHPSKKKSICLFQPGPYLEGAPGFAHGGSLAAMMDETFSKTAYLAGEGLFTVSLNIRFKNLIPVGSLAVLKVDVEKIEDQKVYMSCIAQSRDQQTVYAKCSGVFLQLQLEEESSQ, translated from the exons ATGATAAGAAGATGCTTCCAGGTGGCAGTAAGACTTGGCCGGCACAGAGTCCTTCCTGGTGTCCCCCAGGTCCTGCCCAGACTCAACCCCACCTCAGCATTCGGATCCTCCACGGACGCCCTG GTCTCAAGATTCTGTCTGAAGAAGACAGATTTGAAGGATTATGCCCTTCCCAATGCCAGCTGGTGTCCAGACATGCTGACCCTGTACCAGGAATTTCTGGAGAAGACCAAGACTGACGGCTGGATCAAACTGCCCTCCTTCAAGTCCAACAGAGACCACATCCAGGGGCTGACCCTCCCATTTGGGTTAGCAGTGGCCTCAG ACATAAGTGATTGGCGCATCTTCACCAGGTGCATCCAAGTGGAAGGACAAGGCTACGagtatgtcatttttttccaccCATCCAAGAAGAAGTCCATCTGTCTTTTCCAACCTGGCCCCTACCTGGAGGGGGCCCCAGG gtTTGCTCATGGAGGGTCCCTGGCTGCCATGATGGACGAGACCTTCTCTAAAACTGCTTACCTGGCTGGAGAGGGGCTATTCACAGTAAGCCTCAACATCAGGTTCAAAAA CTTGATTCCTGTGGGCTCTCTGGCTGTACTGAAAGTTGACGTGGAAAAGATCGAGGACCAGAAGGTTTACATGTCGTGCATCGCCCAGAGCAGGGACCAGCAGACAGTCTATGCTAAGTGCTCAG GTGTTTTCCTGCAGCTGCAGCTGGAAGAGGAGTCATCCCAGTAA
- the C2CD4D gene encoding C2 calcium-dependent domain-containing protein 4D, producing MWLLEKAGYRLGPPESRPRWAPSSLLPKRRAQGPPARACPNVLTPDRIPQFCIPPRLPDVGGAEPPAGRSLPAACALPHLAGREGWAFLPESPHTRRRESLFHPPPPPPPAPARGLSPAHARLHVSAPDLRLCRAADSDTASSPESSPFGSPRPGPGRPRPHSLSPEEASSADTSPHAPRRAGPPGPPLFHLDFLCCQLRPTKESVLRLAPRGGQLRLSADYQAGPRRLRLRLVSAEGLPRSPAGPGSGGGGCCVVLRLRPRVRPRGQRSRVVKCSANPIFNEDFFFDGLGPPDLAARSLRAKVLDRGAGFRRDVLLGECEMPLIDLLPPLGGGLGPGTSLAPAHLSL from the coding sequence ATGTGGCTCTTGGAGAAAGCCGGCTACCGGCTGGGGCCCCCAGAGTCCAGGCCCCGATGGGCGCCGTCCAGCCTGCTCCCTAAGCGCCGAGCCCAGGGCCCGCCCGCGCGCGCCTGCCCCAACGTCCTCACTCCCGATCGCATCCCGCAGTTCTGCATCCCGCCTCGGCTCCCGGACGTCGGGGGCGCCGAGCCCCCTGCCGGGCGCAGCCTCCCCGCGGCCTGTGCGCTGCCGCACCTGGCAGGCCGCGAAGGCTGGGCCTTCCTGCCCGAGAGCCCGCACACGCGCCGGCGCGAGTCCCTGTTCcacccgccgccgcccccgccccccgcccccgcccgggggCTTTCCCCAGCTCACGCCCGGCTGCACGTGTCCGCCCCGGACCTGCGCCTCTGCCGGGCCGCCGACAGCGACACGGCCTCGTCGCCCGAGTCGTCGCCCTTCGGCTCGCCGCGGCCTGGCCCCGGCCGGCCCCGGCCACACTCGCTGTCCCCCGAGGAGGCGAGCTCGGCCGACACCAGCCCGCACGCGCCGCGCCGCGCGGGGCCGCCCGGGCCGCCGCTCTTCCACCTGGACTTCCTGTGTTGCCAGCTGCGGCCGACCAAGGAGAGCGTGCTGCGCCTCGCGCCCCGCGGCGGCCAGCTGCGGCTCTCCGCCGACTACCAGGCCGGGCCCAGGCGGCTGCGCCTGCGCCTGGTGAGCGCCGAGGGCCTGCCGCGGTCGCCCGCTGGCCCcgggagcggcggcggcggctgctgcgTGGTGCTGAGGCTGCGGCCGCGCGTCCGGCCACGGGGCCAACGGAGCCGCGTGGTCAAATGCAGCGCCAATCCCATCTTCAACGAGGACTTCTTCTTCGACGGGCTGGGCCCGCCAGACCTGGCCGCCCGCAGTCTGAGGGCCAAGGTGCTGGACAGGGGCGCAGGCTTCCGCAGAGACGTGCTGCTGGGGGAGTGTGAGATGCCCCTCATTGACTTGCTGCCCCCCTTGGGTGGGGGGCTAGGTCCAGGGACCTCCCTGGCGCCTGCCCATCTCAGCCTATAG
- the THEM5 gene encoding acyl-coenzyme A thioesterase THEM5 isoform X1 has product MIRRCFQVAVRLGRHRVLPGVPQVLPRLNPTSAFGSSTDALVSRFCLKKTDLKDYALPNASWCPDMLTLYQEFLEKTKTDGWIKLPSFKSNRDHIQGLTLPFGLAVASDISDWRIFTRCIQVEGQGYEYVIFFHPSKKKSICLFQPGPYLEGAPGFAHGGSLAAMMDETFSKTAYLAGEGLFTVSLNIRFKNLIPVGSLAVLKVDVEKIEDQKVYMSCIAQSRDQQTVYAKCSGKEVLSLSTRLCPATITLRTNGRKNAEDALPSWDPAF; this is encoded by the exons ATGATAAGAAGATGCTTCCAGGTGGCAGTAAGACTTGGCCGGCACAGAGTCCTTCCTGGTGTCCCCCAGGTCCTGCCCAGACTCAACCCCACCTCAGCATTCGGATCCTCCACGGACGCCCTG GTCTCAAGATTCTGTCTGAAGAAGACAGATTTGAAGGATTATGCCCTTCCCAATGCCAGCTGGTGTCCAGACATGCTGACCCTGTACCAGGAATTTCTGGAGAAGACCAAGACTGACGGCTGGATCAAACTGCCCTCCTTCAAGTCCAACAGAGACCACATCCAGGGGCTGACCCTCCCATTTGGGTTAGCAGTGGCCTCAG ACATAAGTGATTGGCGCATCTTCACCAGGTGCATCCAAGTGGAAGGACAAGGCTACGagtatgtcatttttttccaccCATCCAAGAAGAAGTCCATCTGTCTTTTCCAACCTGGCCCCTACCTGGAGGGGGCCCCAGG gtTTGCTCATGGAGGGTCCCTGGCTGCCATGATGGACGAGACCTTCTCTAAAACTGCTTACCTGGCTGGAGAGGGGCTATTCACAGTAAGCCTCAACATCAGGTTCAAAAA CTTGATTCCTGTGGGCTCTCTGGCTGTACTGAAAGTTGACGTGGAAAAGATCGAGGACCAGAAGGTTTACATGTCGTGCATCGCCCAGAGCAGGGACCAGCAGACAGTCTATGCTAAGTGCTCAGGTAAAGAGGttctcagcctcagcaccagACTCTGTCCTGCCACCATCACCCTCAGGACCAATGGAAGGAAGAATGCTGAGGATGCGCTCCCAAGCTGGGATCCAGCTTTTTAG